AGGATCCGTTTACCCGCCCGGAGGCTGTCGATCAGTACCCCCGAGGAAAGCACCGACGTTTTGCGGTAGGTAAACAGGATGCACTTTGTTTGCCGGAAAAGCCCTTCCAGGGCGTCTTCGGCGATATAGTCGTCGACCAGTTTTATGTTGCCCTTTACATACGGTTCGAGCGCTTCCCGGTAGCCCGGCGCACACTTGCCCTGGATGTGGATCCGGAGCGTCCGGAGGTAAGGGTCCTGGTCCGCGAAGCGGAGGAATTCCAGGACGCCTTTGTAGGGGAGCAGGGAGCCCCAGATGAGGAGGTCGATCGGCGGAGGGTCGGCCTCCGGGCGGGGGGCCGCGTTGTCCGCTGCGGCGCCCGCGATGTCCGCTGCGGCCTCCGCGATGTCTGCCGCGGCGATGTCCGCGATGTCTGCCGCGGCGATGTCCGCAATGTCCGCGGCGGCGGGGCCCGCGATGTCTGCCGCGGCGATGTCCGCGATGTCCGCGGCGGCGGGGCCCGCAATGTCCTCCGCCCGCAAATGGCTCGGATGCGGCACAAACCGCAGGTTCGGCAACGCCGCCGGCAAGTCGCAGTCCGTCGAATGCACCACGATCAGCGTCGCATACCGCGTGAGCGCCTTGCGAATGCGCGCCC
This region of Dinghuibacter silviterrae genomic DNA includes:
- a CDS encoding glycosyltransferase; this translates as MMVYVYPNIPRHLMGGGNPYVENLKRSLGVDPQTAPNAFRDLLRKGFRADVLVLNWVEDLPLRKSGTVQALVFLLALPVLKLRGQQIVWIKHNKDNHSGKKSWLGARIRKALTRYATLIVVHSTDCDLPAALPNLRFVPHPSHLRAEDIAGPAAADIADIAAADIAGPAAADIADIAAADIADIAAADIAEAAADIAGAAADNAAPRPEADPPPIDLLIWGSLLPYKGVLEFLRFADQDPYLRTLRIHIQGKCAPGYREALEPYVKGNIKLVDDYIAEDALEGLFRQTKCILFTYRKTSVLSSGVLIDSLRAGKRILGPDCGAFRDLATYDFVSLYKELKDLPELFRRYEYDYQLNQDSVRAFVTDHSWDNFGARLKTMLTADPDLLKNVNTCPESPYSSSG